Proteins from a genomic interval of Pseudophryne corroboree isolate aPseCor3 chromosome 4, aPseCor3.hap2, whole genome shotgun sequence:
- the LOC134910788 gene encoding olfactory receptor 2B6-like, with protein sequence MLIDIFSKRRRISIIGCLAQMNTILFLGSTECTLLAVMAYDRYIAIRFPLHYTIYMNWRTCKVITVVTWVGHFIYITSPIILKPLVFCTENILDHFVCEVLALLELACGEVTFYKTSIFFASLFTILTPFVFIIVSYICIIVSILKIHSAGGRAKAFSTCASHLTVVFMFYGTSMTMYIGQTKRFSYNLKHVAVFYLIITPLLNPLIYSLRNNEVKGAFKTIITKSSASWSR encoded by the coding sequence ATGTTGATAGATATATTTTCTAAGAGAAGGAGAATCTCCATCATTGGATGCCTAGCGCAGATGAATACTATTCTGTTCCTAGGAAGTACCGAGTGTACCCTACTGGCAGTGATGGCATATGACCGTTATATCGCCATACGCTTCCCTTTACATTATACCATATACATGAATTGGAGGACATGTAAAGTCATTACAGTCGTTACATGGGTAGGACATTTCATTTATATCACTTCTCCGattattttaaagcctcttgtattctgtacagaaaatattttggACCATTTTGTCTGTGAGGTTTTGGCCCTTCTAGAGCTGGCGTGTGGAGAAGTCACCTTTTATAAAACATCTATATTTTTTGCAAGTTTATTTACAATTTTAACACCATTTGTTTTCATCATAGTATCCTACATCTGCATTATTGTATCTATATTAAAAATCCACTCAGCGGGTGGAAGGGCTAAAGCCTTTTCAACGTGTGCTTCCCACCTGACCGTTGTGTTTATGTTTTATGGGACCAGTATGACCATGTACATTGGACAAACAAAAAGGTTTTCCTACAACCTGAAGCATGTAGCTGTATTTTATCTTATCATTACACCTTTGTTGAATCCTTTGATATACAGTTTGAGAAATAATGAGGTGAAAGGAGCATTTAAAACAATAATTACCAAGTCTTCTGCATCATGGAGCAGATAA